A single Aythya fuligula isolate bAytFul2 chromosome 33, bAytFul2.pri, whole genome shotgun sequence DNA region contains:
- the LOC116500265 gene encoding C-type lectin domain family 2 member B-like isoform X1: MGKGDCENTHPEEEEELNPPRDEENLHKYAAPMPSDVLSTPGAVNTMVQDEQSGLTSQYEDPDQPQDPQDTAATSSVAKSTDAAPTDRNRTQRCLGRVCTTQRQRDVLLILTLMLILSMVVLIATRKQQETAPVLACPYKWVGYRNVCYYLSGQQEQGNWSWSQEQCSRHGASLVVVKKDWELKFLRQFKDSGDSWLGLRRRGEQLRWVDGSSFNLTFPVQGVAECVYLNGEDVATSSCWQSRPYICSKPQAVGAAPEKDGGERTFSMLDTGSSSH, from the exons ATGGGGAAAGGAGACTGTGAAAACACTCACcctgaggaagaagaagagcTGAACCCTCCCAGAGATGAGGAAAACCTACATAAATATG cagcacCAATGCCTTCTGACGTGCTAAGCACTCCTGGAGCAGTGAACACTATGGTGCAAGACGAGCAGAGTGGCCTCACCTCCCAATATGAGGACCCCGACcagccccaggacccccaggacACGGCGGCGACCTCTTCTGTTGCGAAGTCCACAGATGCTGCACCCACAGACAGAAACAGGACCCAAAGATGCCTGG gcagggtttGCACAACCCAGCGACAGCGTGATGTGCTGCTAATCCTGACCTTGATGCTGATTCTTAGCATGGTTGTGCTGATAG caaccagaaaacagcaggagaCAGCCCCGGTGCTGGCGTGCCCTTACAAATGGGTTGGGTACCGCAACGTCTGCTACTACCTGTcggggcagcaggagcaaggcaactggagctggagccagGAGCAGTGTTCGAGACACGGGGCCTCGCTGGTCGTGGTGAAAAAGGACTGGGAATTG AAATTTCTGAGACAGTTCAAAGACAGCGGGGATTCCTGGCTTGGGCTGCGGAGACGGGGTGAACAACTGCGGTGGGTGGATGGCAGCAGCTTCAATTTGAC GTTCCCAGTGCAGGGCGTCGCAGAGTGCGTCTACTTGAATGGCGAGGACGTGGCGACCTCAAGCTGTTGGCAGAGCCGGCCTTATATCTGCAGCAAGCCCCAGGCTGTGGGGGCAGCTCCTGAGAAAGATGGTGGAGAAAGGACTTTTTCCATGCTGGACACTGGCAGCTCCTCTCATTGA
- the LOC116500265 gene encoding C-type lectin domain family 2 member B-like isoform X2 — translation MGKGDCENTHPEEEEELNPPRDEENLHKYAPMPSDVLSTPGAVNTMVQDEQSGLTSQYEDPDQPQDPQDTAATSSVAKSTDAAPTDRNRTQRCLGRVCTTQRQRDVLLILTLMLILSMVVLIATRKQQETAPVLACPYKWVGYRNVCYYLSGQQEQGNWSWSQEQCSRHGASLVVVKKDWELKFLRQFKDSGDSWLGLRRRGEQLRWVDGSSFNLTFPVQGVAECVYLNGEDVATSSCWQSRPYICSKPQAVGAAPEKDGGERTFSMLDTGSSSH, via the exons ATGGGGAAAGGAGACTGTGAAAACACTCACcctgaggaagaagaagagcTGAACCCTCCCAGAGATGAGGAAAACCTACATAAATATG cacCAATGCCTTCTGACGTGCTAAGCACTCCTGGAGCAGTGAACACTATGGTGCAAGACGAGCAGAGTGGCCTCACCTCCCAATATGAGGACCCCGACcagccccaggacccccaggacACGGCGGCGACCTCTTCTGTTGCGAAGTCCACAGATGCTGCACCCACAGACAGAAACAGGACCCAAAGATGCCTGG gcagggtttGCACAACCCAGCGACAGCGTGATGTGCTGCTAATCCTGACCTTGATGCTGATTCTTAGCATGGTTGTGCTGATAG caaccagaaaacagcaggagaCAGCCCCGGTGCTGGCGTGCCCTTACAAATGGGTTGGGTACCGCAACGTCTGCTACTACCTGTcggggcagcaggagcaaggcaactggagctggagccagGAGCAGTGTTCGAGACACGGGGCCTCGCTGGTCGTGGTGAAAAAGGACTGGGAATTG AAATTTCTGAGACAGTTCAAAGACAGCGGGGATTCCTGGCTTGGGCTGCGGAGACGGGGTGAACAACTGCGGTGGGTGGATGGCAGCAGCTTCAATTTGAC GTTCCCAGTGCAGGGCGTCGCAGAGTGCGTCTACTTGAATGGCGAGGACGTGGCGACCTCAAGCTGTTGGCAGAGCCGGCCTTATATCTGCAGCAAGCCCCAGGCTGTGGGGGCAGCTCCTGAGAAAGATGGTGGAGAAAGGACTTTTTCCATGCTGGACACTGGCAGCTCCTCTCATTGA
- the LOC116500271 gene encoding C-type lectin domain family 2 member B-like, which produces MGKRAQEKTHSDQEEVLNPPRDEENQSKWDSSPHGMKKKCRRVQKLLTPLCVVLSVLVLVLLVALIVVRLQSRSSHSQFSDVCPDKWIVFHSKCYYFSENESNWNTSLEKCKSLEASLTSIDSLEELAFIKRYKGQANHWFGLHEDVNGQWRWTNGTAFNNWFEVRGGGPCACLNQEKISSALCQKEKYWICSKPNNYAEWRQKIYPE; this is translated from the exons ATGGGGAAAAGAGCCCAAGAAAAAACTCACTCTGACCAAGAAGAAGTGCTGAACCCTccaagagatgaagaaaatcaatCTAAATGGG ATTCCAGCCCCCAtgggatgaaaaagaaatgtcgTCGTGTACAAAAGCTCCTGACTCCACTGTGTGTGGTGCTGAGTGTCCTTGTCCTCGTTCTGCTGGTGGCCTTGATTG TTGTGCGTCTGCAGTCTCGCTCATCACATTCCCAATTCTCCGACGTGTGCCCAGACAAATGGATCGTCTTCCACAGCAAGTGCTACTATTTCTCGGAGAATGAAAGCAACTGGAACACCAGCTTGGAGAAGTGCAAGTCCTTGGAAGCCTCCCTGACCTCCATAGACAGCCTGGAGGAACTG GCTTTCATCAAGCGCTACAAGGGCCAAGCAAACCACTGGTTTGGGCTGCACGAGGATGTCAACGGCCAGTGGAGGTGGACCAACGGCACAGCCTTCAACAACTG GTTTGAGGTGCGGGGAGGTGGCCCTTGTGCGTGCCTAAACCAGGAGAAGATCAGCTCAGCCCTCTGCCAAAAGGAGAAATACTGGATCTGCAGCAAGCCCAACAACTACGCCGAGTGGAGGCAAAAGATTTACCCCGAATAA